One Campylobacter sputorum genomic window, CAAAAGATATCTACGCATCAAAAGATCTTCCATGCTTTGATAATAGCGCTCTTGATGGATATGCTTTTAAATTTGATGATAAAGACACTCCATTAAACATATCACAAATAACCATTTTTGCTGGAGATAAAACACAATACCATACAGATAAAAATGAAGCAATTCGTATAATGACTGGTGCGATAATGCCAAAAAATGCGGATACCATAGTTCGCCTTGAAGATGCCATTATAAAAGATAATAAGCTTTTTATAGATGAAAAAACAAAGAAAAACAATGCTTTTAGATACAAAGGTGAAGAGATAAAAAGCGGAGAAATTTTACTAAAAAAAGGTACAAAAATAACTCCAAGTGAGATAATGCTTTTAGCAAGTCAAGGTATAAATGAAATTTTAGTTTTTTCAAAGCCAAGTATAGCACTTTTTTCAAGCGGAGATGAACTTGTAGAAGTTTGGGAAAATGCAAGTAGTGAGCAAATTTACAATGTAAATGCAAGTGCAATCGCATCTTTACTTGCTTATAATGGATTTAAAAGTGTTTATAAGGGCATTATAAAAGACTCTTTAGAAGATACAAAAAAAGCTTTTTTATCAAATTTAAATTATGATGTTTTAATTTGCTCAGGAGGAGCTAGCAAAGGCGATAAAGACTTTATGAAAGAAGCACTTTTGGGCTTAGGATATGAAGAAATTTTTGATAGATTAAATTTAAAACCAGGTGGTCCTGTAAAAGTATTTATAAAAGATGATAAATTTGTTTTTATACTTCCAGGAAATCCCATGACAGCATTTTTTACATGTTTTTTAATACTAATCCCAACTCTTAAAAAAATGAACGGGCAAGCGGATTTTAAACATAAAACTATCAACACCAAAATTTCAAATACTATAAAATTAAAACCACAAAGAACAAATATCATACTAGGTAATTACAATGATGGTATTTTCACGCCATATTTGGAAAACTACGGCTCAGGGATGATAAAGCCACTTACTTTAAATAATGCGATTTGCTTATCAAATGAACAAAATTTAAAACTAGAAAGTGGTAATGAAATACAAGTAATAAAATATACATTGTGATGAAAAAAATTATATTACTTACAATTATCCCACTTATTTGTTTTGCAAATGTAAAAATTTTACCGCAATACTGCATAAACTCTAATTTCGTTATGCTTTATGATATAACAGAAGATCCTAAAGATACTGCTTTACTTTTTGATTTAAACCAAACTAGTGTTAGTAGCGAAATAATAAGACTAGAACTTGTAAAAAACGGTATAAAGTATAGAGATTTTAGCGGTGGAATTGTTAAATTTAAGCTTGATTGTTCCTTTATAGATATAGTTAAAAACAGCGTTTTAAAAGAAATTTACAAAAATTATGGTGATTTAAAGATAAATAATTTTGATATATCCACACAAGCCAAACTTCCAGATGATTTTTTTTTATACAATATTGATTATATAAAAATCACAGATATACGAAATGAAAATGGCAAATTTATACTTTTTTTAAAGAAAAAAAATGATACAAATAACAGAAAAATTTTCTTTTTTAAATACACACTAGATGCTAAAATCGGGGCTTTTATTGCAACAAAAGATATAAACGCAAAGCATGTTTTAAATATTAGTGATTATAGATATGAATATATTGATTTAAAAGATTATAAAATAAACGCACTAAGCGATATACCTACAACAAAAATTATCTCAAAACAAAAAATTAAACGAGGAAGTGTTTTAACATCAACACAATTTAGCATAATGGCAGATGTCAAAAAAAACTCAACCATAAATGCTATTTTTATAGATAATGCGCTAAGTGTAAATGTAGAAGTTAAAGCCCTAGATAGCGGCGTTATAGGAGATATTATAAGAGTAAGAACAAATGATGGAAAACTTTTTAATGCTAAAATTATATCAAAAAATGGAGTATTGATACAATGAAAGTATTAGTTTGTATAAGCGGTGCAAGTGGTGTAAATTTAGGAATCAAACTGCTTTTAAATTTACCAAATAATTTAGAAATTTTTGCAGTAATTAGTCAAAATGCTAAGAATGTTTTAAATATAGAAAATCATATAGTTTTTAGCAAAGATAAATTTAAAAATATTACATTTTTTGATAACAAAGACTTAGGAGCACCTGTTTCAAGTGGTTCTTTTGGTATTTCAAAAACAATAATTACACCATGTTCTATAAATACTTTAGGCAAAATTGCATCAGGCATAAGCGATAATCTTATCGCAAGATCAGCAGCAGTTGCTATAAAAGAAAAAAAGCAACTTGTATTAGGCGTTAGAGAAATGCCGCTTTCATATATATCTCTAAATCAAATGGCTATGTTATCATCCATTGGGGTAATTATAGCACCGCCTGTTTATGCAAATTACTCAGATATTAAATCACTTGATGATTTAGAAAACTTTTTTGTTGGAAAATGGCTTGATAGCTTAAATTTTGAACATAATTTATATAAAAAATGGAGATAAATTAATGTATAATAAAACTTTAGATAAAATTATAATTTATTTTTTAGGTAGCAAACAAAATGTTTAAATCATGTATATATCCAGGAACATTTGACCCTATAACAAACGGTCATTTGGATGTTATACAAAGAGCTAAAAAACTCTTTGATGAGGTTATAATAGCAGTTGCATTATCTGAAAATAAAAAACCATATTTTAGCTTGGAAAAACGCATTGAGATGACAAAAATAGCCACTAAAGAAATAAAAAATATAAAAGTAGTTGGCTTTGATAATCTACTAGTTGATTTTGCCAAAGAAAACGGTATAAACACAATCATAAGGGGACTTAGGGCTGTTAGCGATTTTGAATACGAACTACAAATGGGGTATGCAAATACTGCACTATGGAACAATATAGAAACGGTTTATCTAATGCCATCTTTAAAATATGCATTTGTAAGCAGCTCAGTGGTGAGATCTATTTTTTTACATGGTGGCGATGTTTCAAGCGTAGTACCAAAAGAAATTTTACATATGTTGGATGAAAAATGTTAGTAACCATAGAAGGAATTGACGGAGTTGGCAAAAGCACTCAAATATCACTTTTAGCAGATATTTACAAAGACGCTATAATCACAAAAGAGCCAGGTGGAACAAATTTTGGAAACAAAATAAGAGAGTTTTTATTGAAAAATAGTGGTAAAATATCATACAAATCTGAACTTTTACTATTTTTAGCAGATAGAGCACAACATTATGATGAGATTATAAAACCTAATAAAAATAAAATGATTTTTAGCGATAGAGGCTTTATATCAGGGATTGCTTATGCTATGGCAAATGATCCTACACTAGATATAGAAAAACTTATAAAATTTAACGAATTTGTCCTAGATAATGATTTTGGAGATAAATTTATATTTTTAAAAGCAAATTTTGATATTTTAGAAAATAGACTTAATTTAAGAAATTTAGATAGCATTGAAAAACGAGGATTAGAATATTTAAAAAGAGTTGAACACTATATGGAAATTTTATTTAAAAATAGTAAATTTGATGTTTTAAGTATTGATTCAACTCTTGAGATACAGACTATCCATAAACAAATTCTGGAGTTTATAAATGATTAAAGCACTTAGAGGTATGAATGACATACTAAATGAAAAAGCCCAAATTTACAAACATATCATAGAAGTTTGTGAAAGCGTTGCTTTAAATTTTGGATATAGTTTTATTGAAACACCAAAACTTGAAAACACTTCTCTTTTTAAAAGAAGTGTTGGCGAGAGTAGTGATATTGTTGGAAAAGAAATGTATGAATTTACAGACAAAGGCGGAAATGATGTTTGTTTAAGACCAGAAGGAACAGCAGGCGTTGTTAGAGCTTTTATAGAACATAAATTTGATAAAACAAGTGGTGTTAAAAGATATTTTTATCACGGAAGTATGTTTAGATACGAAAGACCGCAAAAAGGTCGTTTGAGAGAATTTCATCAATTTGGCATAGAATGCTTTGGAGAAAATAGCATTTATGAAGATGCTAGTGTTATCATAATAGGTGCTAAAATACTGCAAAAATTAGGCATAAAAACAGCTCTAAAAATAAACTCGCTAGGCGATAAAAATTGTATGCCCGAATATAAAAATAAACTTGTTGCTTTTCTAAACAATATACAAGATGAACTTTGCGAAGATTGCAAAAGACGCATACAAACAAATCCAATAAGAGTTTTAGATTGTAAAGTCGATCATTGTAAGGAAGTTTTACAAAATGCACCGCTTATTATAGATAATCTAAGTAAAGAGTGCGAAAGTGAATTTAAAAAACTACAAGAAATTTTAACAAAAAACGGCATTAAATTTGAAATAGATCCAAAACTTGTGCGCGGACTTGATTATTATACAAAAACAGCTTTTGAGTTTGTTAGCGATGAAATAGGCTCACAAAGTGCAGTTTTAGGTGGCGGAAGATATGATAATTTAGTTGAATTTTTAGGTGGAAAATCAACATATGGCGTAGGATTTGCCCTTGGTATAGAAAGAATAATGGAAATTTTATCTTCTAAAGACTACAAAATACAAAGAAAAAAAATATATTTATGCGCTTTAGATGATAAATTTATAGATCAAATTTATACTCTTTGCTTAAATTTAAGAGATGAATATGAAGTAGAAATATCTTATGAGGCAAAAAATGCAACAAAACACTTAAAAAATGCTGACAATATAAATGCTAATGTGTTTTTGTGCGTGGGAGAAGATGAAGCAAAAAACAGCGAAATTTGGTATAAAAATTTACAAAATAAACAAGATAAAAAGATCAAAATTTCAGATATAAAACAAGAATTGAAGGCAAATTTATGAATGATTATGGTCTTAGTATTTGGGGTAATTCAAATTTTACAATAGATGGCGGTGGTAGAGTCTGCTTAAATACAGATTTTAAACCAGCTTTGATAGATATGATAAACGATATTAGGCAAGATGGTATAAGAGGACCGATATTGCTTAGATTTCCACATCTCATCAAAAAGCAAATAGTTGAAATTTATTCAAATTTTGAAAGAGCTAGAAAAGAATTTGATTACAATGGCAATTTTAGTGCAGTTTATCCGCTTAAAGTAAATCAATATCCAGGTTTTGTAAAAAACTTAGTTAAGATAGGAAATCCCTATAAATATGGACTAGAAGCTGGAAGTAAGGCTGAACTTTTATTAGCAATGGCATACAATAACTTTGAAGCACCAATTACAGTAAATGGTTTTAAAGATAAAGAGCTAATAAATATAGGTTTTATAGCAGCAGAAATGGGGCACAATATAACTCTTACCATTGAAGGGTTAAGCGAACTAAAAGGGATAATTGAAACTGCCAAAGAAAGATTTAAGCCAAAACCAAATATTGGTCTTAGAATAAGGCTTCACAGCTCTGGAAGCGGTGCTTGGGCAAAAAGTGCTGGCATTAACTCTAAATTTGGTTTAACATCAACAGAGTTAATAGAAGCTATGAATTTATTAAAAGAGGCAAATTTACTTGATAAATTTACAATGATACATTTTCATATAGGTTCTCAAATAAACGAAATTCATCCTCTTAAAAAAGCCTTAACTGAAGCTGGAAATATATATGCAGAACTTAGAAAAATGGGAGCAAAAAATCTAAAAGCCATAAATTTAGGCGGTGGATTAGCTGTCGAATACTCACAAATGAAAGAAAACTCTCTTAGAAACTATACGCTAAGAGAGTATGCAAATGATGTTGTATTTTTACTAAAAACAATATCAAATCAAAAAAAAGTTGAAGAACCAAATATATTTATAGAATCTGGCAGATATGTCTCTGCAAATCACGCTGTTTTAGTTGCACCTGTTTTAGAGCTATTCTCGCAAGAGTACTCAGAGGATAAAATATGTCTTAAAAAAACAAATCCTCCGCTTATAACAGAACTTTATGATTTATATCAAAACATAAAACCAACAAATGCTCTTGAATATCTTCACGACTCAATAGCTCATATGGAAAGCGTTTTAACACTATTTGATTTAGGATATGCTGATTTACAAGATAGATCAAACGCGGAAATACTTGCAAATCTTATAATGAAAAAAGCAGTTGCAATGCTTGGAAATAAACAAAATTTTAGTGATTTATCAAAAATACAAAATGAAGTGCAAGAGCGGTATCTTGTAAATTTCTCATTATTTCAATCTTTACCAGATTTTTGGGGATTAAAACAGCATTTTCCAATAATGCCCCTTGAAAAACTTGACGAACGCCCAAACAGATCGGCTTCCATTTGGGATATAACTTGTGATAGTGATGGAGAAATTCCTTTTGATACAAACAAGAATCAACTTTTTTTACACGATATTGATATACAAAACGAAAACTATTATCTAGGATTTTTCTTAGTTGGTGCCTATCAAGAAGTTTTAGGAATGAATCACAATCTTTTTACTCATCCAACTGAAGCTACAATAACACTAAAAGAAAATGGTGGTTATGAAATATCAGATGTATTAGAATCACAATCAGTTCTTGACATTTTAGAAGATATGGATTATGATGTTTATGAGATAAGAGACACTTTAAATGAGAGAATCGAAAAATCAGAGCTTGTTGATGAAAAACAAAAAAAACATATTTTAGGTGAATTATATCTATTTTTAAATGATAATGGATACCTAAAAACCATAGGTTGATACATGGAATTTTTAAATATTATAAAAGAAGATTTTTTAGAACCAAAAAGGCAAGA contains:
- a CDS encoding molybdopterin molybdotransferase MoeA yields the protein MNYNDGLNLLFSKINTCTKNEYTNIASSLGKVLAKDIYASKDLPCFDNSALDGYAFKFDDKDTPLNISQITIFAGDKTQYHTDKNEAIRIMTGAIMPKNADTIVRLEDAIIKDNKLFIDEKTKKNNAFRYKGEEIKSGEILLKKGTKITPSEIMLLASQGINEILVFSKPSIALFSSGDELVEVWENASSEQIYNVNASAIASLLAYNGFKSVYKGIIKDSLEDTKKAFLSNLNYDVLICSGGASKGDKDFMKEALLGLGYEEIFDRLNLKPGGPVKVFIKDDKFVFILPGNPMTAFFTCFLILIPTLKKMNGQADFKHKTINTKISNTIKLKPQRTNIILGNYNDGIFTPYLENYGSGMIKPLTLNNAICLSNEQNLKLESGNEIQVIKYTL
- the flgA gene encoding flagellar basal body P-ring formation chaperone FlgA — encoded protein: MKKIILLTIIPLICFANVKILPQYCINSNFVMLYDITEDPKDTALLFDLNQTSVSSEIIRLELVKNGIKYRDFSGGIVKFKLDCSFIDIVKNSVLKEIYKNYGDLKINNFDISTQAKLPDDFFLYNIDYIKITDIRNENGKFILFLKKKNDTNNRKIFFFKYTLDAKIGAFIATKDINAKHVLNISDYRYEYIDLKDYKINALSDIPTTKIISKQKIKRGSVLTSTQFSIMADVKKNSTINAIFIDNALSVNVEVKALDSGVIGDIIRVRTNDGKLFNAKIISKNGVLIQ
- a CDS encoding UbiX family flavin prenyltransferase, translating into MKVLVCISGASGVNLGIKLLLNLPNNLEIFAVISQNAKNVLNIENHIVFSKDKFKNITFFDNKDLGAPVSSGSFGISKTIITPCSINTLGKIASGISDNLIARSAAVAIKEKKQLVLGVREMPLSYISLNQMAMLSSIGVIIAPPVYANYSDIKSLDDLENFFVGKWLDSLNFEHNLYKKWR
- the coaD gene encoding pantetheine-phosphate adenylyltransferase translates to MFKSCIYPGTFDPITNGHLDVIQRAKKLFDEVIIAVALSENKKPYFSLEKRIEMTKIATKEIKNIKVVGFDNLLVDFAKENGINTIIRGLRAVSDFEYELQMGYANTALWNNIETVYLMPSLKYAFVSSSVVRSIFLHGGDVSSVVPKEILHMLDEKC
- the tmk gene encoding dTMP kinase, yielding MLVTIEGIDGVGKSTQISLLADIYKDAIITKEPGGTNFGNKIREFLLKNSGKISYKSELLLFLADRAQHYDEIIKPNKNKMIFSDRGFISGIAYAMANDPTLDIEKLIKFNEFVLDNDFGDKFIFLKANFDILENRLNLRNLDSIEKRGLEYLKRVEHYMEILFKNSKFDVLSIDSTLEIQTIHKQILEFIND
- the hisS gene encoding histidine--tRNA ligase; this translates as MIKALRGMNDILNEKAQIYKHIIEVCESVALNFGYSFIETPKLENTSLFKRSVGESSDIVGKEMYEFTDKGGNDVCLRPEGTAGVVRAFIEHKFDKTSGVKRYFYHGSMFRYERPQKGRLREFHQFGIECFGENSIYEDASVIIIGAKILQKLGIKTALKINSLGDKNCMPEYKNKLVAFLNNIQDELCEDCKRRIQTNPIRVLDCKVDHCKEVLQNAPLIIDNLSKECESEFKKLQEILTKNGIKFEIDPKLVRGLDYYTKTAFEFVSDEIGSQSAVLGGGRYDNLVEFLGGKSTYGVGFALGIERIMEILSSKDYKIQRKKIYLCALDDKFIDQIYTLCLNLRDEYEVEISYEAKNATKHLKNADNINANVFLCVGEDEAKNSEIWYKNLQNKQDKKIKISDIKQELKANL
- the speA gene encoding biosynthetic arginine decarboxylase, translated to MNDYGLSIWGNSNFTIDGGGRVCLNTDFKPALIDMINDIRQDGIRGPILLRFPHLIKKQIVEIYSNFERARKEFDYNGNFSAVYPLKVNQYPGFVKNLVKIGNPYKYGLEAGSKAELLLAMAYNNFEAPITVNGFKDKELINIGFIAAEMGHNITLTIEGLSELKGIIETAKERFKPKPNIGLRIRLHSSGSGAWAKSAGINSKFGLTSTELIEAMNLLKEANLLDKFTMIHFHIGSQINEIHPLKKALTEAGNIYAELRKMGAKNLKAINLGGGLAVEYSQMKENSLRNYTLREYANDVVFLLKTISNQKKVEEPNIFIESGRYVSANHAVLVAPVLELFSQEYSEDKICLKKTNPPLITELYDLYQNIKPTNALEYLHDSIAHMESVLTLFDLGYADLQDRSNAEILANLIMKKAVAMLGNKQNFSDLSKIQNEVQERYLVNFSLFQSLPDFWGLKQHFPIMPLEKLDERPNRSASIWDITCDSDGEIPFDTNKNQLFLHDIDIQNENYYLGFFLVGAYQEVLGMNHNLFTHPTEATITLKENGGYEISDVLESQSVLDILEDMDYDVYEIRDTLNERIEKSELVDEKQKKHILGELYLFLNDNGYLKTIG